TCAATTTTTGGCAAAATTAAGAACTTTTTGAGGGATCATGTAATGTTTTTGAAAACttatcaaaacaaaatattttacgtacacgttattgggcttgatgggtcTGTTATAGTAGGATTTTGGACCAAGGTCACTACtttctaatattttaaagtttaggcccattatccCATCATTCCTTTCATTATTTTCACTCAAAACCCTAGGCTTTCTCCCCACCCCTCTCACGACAGTgcgcgcgcacacacacacacaaaacagGTTTTTTGCCACGTTTTTTCAAGGAAATTATAAAGGAACGTTGTCCCGTCCCTCCAATGTTCGTCTCTCGTATCGTTTGTGCGAGTTTTCGAGCGTTTAGATGCAAAGACATGCCCAATACCCTcgttttctcatcattcacatcaatatatttttatttatgtgtttttgcatgaaaaatggCGGATCTACTGATATATGCATTTATGGATTGAATTTACATGGAAAACATCTCACTTTTCTTCTATGTATCTCAAATTTTTGGCATGTATTGAAGAGGCTGCCAGGTCTCGTTGGTTAAGGGTCGTTTTACAGCATGTTGAAATTGTTTTAGATGCAGGGATCAAATCTGGAACAGGTAGTGTAGAGGGTCGACCGCGATCTCATGGTTTGAAGGGGTTATGGGCTCGATCGAGTTTGGTGAGGGGGGCGGCTGTGATCATGTCTGTTCTAGGCCGTTGTTCAGGCTCTGTTGGGTCTAGGTTGGGGTCCTAGATGGTCAATGTAAGGATAGCTCAAAGGATTAGGGGCAGGTGCATGGCTAAGGCACGAGCAAGCCCTTATCGCGCAAGGGTTAGTTGAACCATGCACGTTTTCGTGCAATGGGCTGGAGCCAGAGGCTAGGTTGGTCTATGAGGATTTGGTCTTGGTCCTAAGTTGGTTGGTTTGGGTCTGGTATTGATGGTTTTTGGCTAGATATGAAATTTGAGGCTAATGCAACGCTAGGATTTTCGGcccataagtgcagaatttttgtaacgtcccagattcgatgactgtctttattgtatcaagacgagtcctTTTAGCGTGCTTATATCCTCACTTACATGCACCCTAGAAAACTTCTCAGGAGGTAACTTATccaaaaattgccccaagtcaagcacgcttaactttggagttcttatgtgatgagctcccgaaaagaagatgcaccttcttgatatgagtaatacatatcaaatcttttaagtcctACTCAACTGTAAAGTCCCATACTTTAACAGCtttggaatccctctcattaTAGTGTAAGATTGGTTCATTCACGTTCCCTTCGCCTAGGAGCCTGCcaagagccgctcattgtccgtgcaacctcatggcactaGCGATCACCCCCCACCCTCTTCGGCCCTGGaactcacatgcccaccagctttcgCTTGATTTGttcccgaaccacaccgtactacgagaggtcggctctgataccaactgtaacgccccagattcgacgactgtctcCACTGTATCAAAACGAGTCTTTTTGGCGTATTTATGTCCACACTCACACGCCCCCTAgtaaacttcccagggggtcaaccatcccaaaattgccccaagtcatgcatgcttaactttggagttcttatgtgatgagctcccAAAAAGAAGAAGCTCTTTCTTGATTTGAGTAgaacatatcaaatcttttaagccctcctgAACTGCACAGTCCCATACCTTAATAGCTTTgtaatccctctcattccggtgtaaGATGGGTTCATTCACGTTCTTttcgcctagaagcctgccaagagccgctcattgtccgtgcaacctcatggtaCCGACGATCACACcctgccctcttcggccccgggcctcacaatttTCCAGCAGAGTTTCAGAGGTTTTAAAGGGTCTTCAGTGGTCTAGTTTAGGTTGTTTAAGGTCTGGTTAGGTACTATTAAGCCATGGTTAAAGTTTGGGAAGATTGGGTGAGTTTCTGGTTGATTGAGGTTAAAATCGGGATTTCGGTCCGAGTTTTTATAAGTAAtagataagataaaatgttttgaaggaggtgatttgattgtgaataatatgaatacgaatataaaatgatacgatgacatgtaaggccaaggctcagttaaCGTGTGAGAGAGTTGCTGATGTCCGTGCTGCCTGGTACTATGGTAATAcgtaagattgatcaatcgacaaaaaactgatacaaaagtcataattaatgatctgaattcgtCTAAGGGGAAAacatatatgtttatgatgtcAGCAAATgactatgtttatgtttatgaaagATCATGAAAGTTATGATAATTACAATACATTTCACTGTtgcatattatgtatatgtatattttgttatcgtgattatggtgtgttgagtctttagactcactaggtgtgtttgatgcaggtgagcatgagtttgaggagacaggaggtgatGATGACTGATCCGATTGAGTTGGTAGAGCACGAGAATCCGAGGACCTTGCGTTATTTTTGGTAATATGATATTTGAGGATATGTTTAAACTGCATTTTAAACAGTTTATGATTTCATTGTGTTTATGGTTTGGAAGATTGTAGCGTCTTACTTGATACTTTTGTTTTTACAGAGTAGACACGTAGGGTGGTTCATTTCTATGATTTTAACTGCAGTGATTTATTCGGTTGtcgaatttatttttaatagcatgttttgaatttttatacatATGGGCGTATGTATATGCTTCGGCCGTGgctagatttaaaaaaaaaattagtagactTTTAgggtcgtttcagttggtatcggAGCAAGgtttcctgtaaagggttgtgccactgcCAGCTTCAGAAGTTTATTCATCAAGCCTTAAATCTGTAAGTTTAactgttttaaatgttttaattttatCACCTGCAcgtttatatgatttatacgtttgaatacatatttatatgtttatatgatttgttGTTAAATGTTTAAAGGATAGATTGGATTGCATGTGGGTTACATTTAAAATCGGACTGTGTTCAGGTattatgcctcccagacgagCACCCTGTGATGGTACAAAGGATGGTGATCTTGAAGGTAACAGGGTTTTTCCACCGCCACCACTAGGAGGTCCTGCTACCAGGGTTCTTGAGGGCATAGCTTAGCTGATGGAGCGGGCTCAACAGGCCCCGAGGCTACAGAAGGACGCCTATGATTAGTTTAGGAGgctgaatcctaaggagttttctggcaccaccgacccGTTTGTTCCTGAGGGTTGGATCAGGTCAATTGAGCTACACTTTCGATATCTGAACATGAGGGATGTTGATAGAGTCCGATGTGCCCCTTATATGTTGCGAGACGATGCGTCTCTTTTGTGGGAAGGAGCAGAGCATGGGGTTAATCTAGCTACCCTCACTTGGAATCATTTCAAGGATatgttctatgacaagtattTCACTATATACGTCAGGGGACGTCGGAATAGAGATTTTATGAGTCTCCGACAGGGGGACACGTCTGTTGCTGATTTCATCAgaaagtttgataggggttgacACTTCGTGCCCCTCATTGCTTCATATGCTGCTGAGaaactgaggcattttatggatggtctcAAACCCACTATTCGTAGGGACATGATGTTGATGAGGCCAACAGATTACGAGGCTTGCTTGTGCCTATCAGGCTGAGCAATATTTGAGAGACATTGACTTCGAGTTGCAGCGCAAGAGACAATAGACTCAGCAGAGTTCTCAATCCAATAAGAAGCACTTTTCAGGACCTTCCAGGGCTCCGGGGCAACAGAGGCCCCAAGGTCAGTTCAAGAAGCCGGGACAGCAGAATCCAACTCAGAATTCAGGTGCCTCAAAGCCTGAGGAGAGGCAACCGTAAAAGCAATGCAACAGTCTCCACTATGGTAAATGCATGTGGAGAATGTTCAAGTGCTTCATCTGCAAGGAGGAGGGCCAAAAAGATGCGGATTGCCTGAGGAATAAAGAGCCTACTACCGGTAGAGCATATGTGATGCACGCTGAGGAGGTTGAGGCAGATCCAGACATGCTTTGATTACTGGTAACCTATTTACTTAACATTATTATATTGTTCTGATTGCgagaaatgttaaattggttagtAGAACTACTTTGAGAATAAAGAACTTAGAAGAAACTAGGTTGCTTGACCTAAATTAGATGGATTTAAGGGACACCATTGTACTTTGAGAACATTCGGGCATGGAATGTAAACCTTATAATGTATAGGATGGAATTGGACCAACTTAAAAATTATGAAGTGGCTATTACACAAAAACCAAAAATATTATGGACCTATTtgctaattttcgaaattttgagggCCCAATGATAAATTCGAGAAAAAGCAAGGACTGAATTacgattttcaaaaattcatgtTGGGAAAATTGGGTAATTTTGAGACTATTCAAGGATCATTCGAggtaatttttgagaattttggGTTATTAATGATATAAGTTTATGAATTTATTAGGCGTAAATGGTTTTAATGTTATATTTGTCATAGGAAGGATATTTATCtcaggtgtagctacctatgcactgctagattcagGGTCTACACACTCATTCATATCCGAGACATTTGTTAAGCGGCTAAAAATTATAGCAGAGGACTTGGATTTGGGCTTTAGAGTTCCTATCCCTTCTGGTGATCAGATGGTTACTACAAAAATAGTGAAGAATCAGGAGCTTCGTTTACAGAAAAATTCCGAACAAGCATATCTGATTGTACTTCCGATGCCTAAGATTGACATCATTCTTAGCATGGACTGGCTGTCtctgaatggagcttcgatagatttccgGCAGAGGTCAGTGTCTGTTCGACCACCCAACGAGAAATCATTTGTTTTTTGAGGCAGCGAGGAACAAGTAGATGACACATGTTATTTCCTGTATCTGTGCCAGGAAACTTATGAAGagacgctgccaagcttttctagcgaGCCTTGTGTCAGTATCTGAGCCAGTCAGTCAAAGGCTAGAGGATGTCGAGGTTGTAAGAGAATTTCCTAGGGTTTTTCCtaaggacgtttctggcatcccaccagatagagaggtggagttttccatcgaGATGATACCGGGGACAATGCCAATTTTCaaggcaccctatcgtctaACTCCTGCGAAGATGAAAGAACTGAAGGAGCAGATTCAGGAGTTGtcggacaagggttttatttgcccaagtttttctccatggggagCACCgctattatttgtgaagaagaaagatctCAGTATACgaatttgcattgattatagggaGATGAACAGAGTCACCACCAAGAATAAGTATCTGAAGGACCGACTGTGCTAGTGCCTTCAAAGACACTTCGAACACTATagtctccaatgagctgcaatagctcgtgttctaagaatattaacaccgataaattaaatcgagtttggtttaaaaccaagcggatgaaacttgaagtaatcctttgtgaagaagacttttaaattagaaaacattttaactcgTGTAAATCGAATAACTGAAATAGActatattagtttttgcattcttcggttcagttatggtgacaactgaactgacgaatactctaactgatccaaacactttgaaaacagcagttaatcagttaaatacacaagatatgtttattgatgttcgaagacttcaattgttcctacgtcaccctttctacctccacaggtaggatccactagaagactttgatttatacaacaccttgtaaaAACcaactcagctaggacttaaactactgcctaaactgaactcctatctacgactgaaggcagcacatTCCAGctaacacttctttaacgtctatatgtcaaagactacatacacaagtttaacatcTTTGTGCAATACTGTATTTTGAGTGATTGTGGGGGCTCGTGCTCCTGATTAATCTTTAATGACAAAACAACCAGgatttattaatgtaaacagcgaaagcgattaaaaattttcctttttgggccaatagaaatttcgacatgaccttcccgtaagtaggacatcccaaaaatttccaaaccacacaaacaacatttatatactcgaaataaagtcataacatcaattcacaaccctatagccgcactggccaggactaaacatATATAGAGCCGGCAAGGCTCGATCACACAACTATCATTACAAAACATCGT
This sequence is a window from Primulina tabacum isolate GXHZ01 chromosome 17, ASM2559414v2, whole genome shotgun sequence. Protein-coding genes within it:
- the LOC142530442 gene encoding uncharacterized protein LOC142530442, whose product is MTCKAKAQLTCERVADVRAAWYYGIMPPRRAPCDGTKDGDLEGVNGFNVIFVIGRIFISGVATYALLDSGSTHSFISETFVKRLKIIAEDLDLGFRVPIPSGDQMVTTKIVKNQELRLQKNSEQAYLIVLPMPKIDIILSMDWLSLNGASIDFRQRKLMKRRCQAFLASLVSVSEPVSQRLEDVEAPYRLTPAKMKELKEQIQELSDKGFICPSFSPWGAPLLFVKKKDLSIRICIDYREMNRVTTKNKYLKDRLC